In a genomic window of Candidatus Binatia bacterium:
- a CDS encoding PLP-dependent aminotransferase family protein: MSRIGWAGLLPKLDRESIVPLYRQIYEHLRESILAGTLPESTRLPPERTMAQRLSVNRSTIVHAYRELVGEGLIEQRVGSGSRVVHQLRGGQPERAAGVPWWVTLPPWRVGEFPNVLGELAAKPEPGRISFVQGVAPNEPSPLAELAKSFGRVARDPRFVLSYGDSEGYEPLRTAIAARMRARGAASVAPGAIIILTGSTQGIAIVAQSLAEPGDEIIVESPSYPGALQVFQINGLRAIPVPVDDDGMRVDHVEAVLRTRRPRFIYTMPSLHNPTNASMNADRRERLATIARRAGVPIVEDDPYGPLGPPGTPLVALAPDHVVYISTFSKTIAPSLRVGWLAAPRTILERLLLRKQAYDMATSLYVQAAVADYLERGYDAHVEQLRKELLERRALADEAIAARWPAGLKISRPSGGFYLWASTPRELRARALLDASERLGASFLFGEAFFANSGGDHYFRLALTAVARDEIAEGIRRIGQAIATLRS, from the coding sequence GTGTCGCGAATTGGATGGGCCGGCCTGCTTCCCAAGCTCGACCGGGAGTCGATCGTCCCGCTCTATCGCCAGATTTACGAGCACCTGCGGGAGTCGATTCTGGCCGGGACCCTCCCCGAGTCGACCCGGCTGCCGCCCGAACGGACGATGGCGCAGCGGCTCTCGGTCAACCGAAGTACGATCGTCCACGCCTATCGCGAGCTGGTCGGCGAGGGGCTCATCGAACAGCGGGTCGGCTCCGGTTCGAGGGTCGTTCATCAGTTGCGCGGCGGCCAGCCCGAGCGCGCCGCCGGCGTTCCGTGGTGGGTGACGCTTCCGCCGTGGCGCGTCGGCGAGTTTCCCAACGTCCTCGGCGAGCTCGCCGCGAAGCCCGAGCCCGGACGCATATCGTTCGTACAGGGCGTCGCGCCGAACGAACCTTCGCCGCTCGCCGAACTGGCGAAATCGTTCGGCCGGGTCGCCCGCGATCCGCGCTTCGTCCTCTCGTACGGCGATTCGGAGGGGTACGAGCCGCTGCGGACGGCGATCGCCGCGCGAATGCGCGCGCGCGGCGCGGCCTCGGTTGCGCCGGGCGCCATCATCATCCTCACCGGCTCGACGCAAGGCATTGCGATTGTCGCGCAGAGTCTCGCGGAGCCGGGCGACGAGATCATCGTCGAATCGCCGTCGTATCCGGGCGCGCTGCAAGTCTTTCAGATCAACGGACTGCGCGCGATTCCGGTGCCGGTGGACGACGACGGCATGCGCGTGGACCACGTCGAGGCGGTGCTGCGCACGCGGCGTCCGCGCTTCATCTACACGATGCCGTCGCTGCACAACCCGACGAACGCGTCCATGAACGCGGATCGCCGCGAGCGGCTCGCGACGATCGCGCGGCGCGCCGGCGTTCCGATCGTCGAGGACGACCCGTACGGGCCGCTGGGACCGCCGGGGACGCCGCTCGTCGCGCTCGCGCCCGACCACGTCGTCTACATCTCGACCTTCTCGAAGACGATCGCGCCGAGCTTGCGCGTCGGATGGCTCGCCGCGCCGCGCACGATCCTCGAGCGGCTCTTGCTGCGCAAACAGGCCTACGACATGGCGACGAGCCTCTACGTGCAGGCCGCCGTCGCCGATTATCTCGAGCGTGGATACGACGCGCACGTCGAGCAGCTACGCAAAGAGCTGCTCGAACGGCGGGCGCTCGCCGACGAGGCGATCGCGGCGCGCTGGCCGGCGGGGCTGAAGATCAGCCGCCCGTCGGGCGGCTTCTATCTTTGGGCCTCGACGCCGCGCGAACTGCGAGCGCGCGCGCTGCTCGACGCGTCGGAGCGTCTCGGCGCATCGTTCCTCTTCGGGGAGGCCTTCTTTGCGAACTCCGGCGGCGACCACTACTTTCGGCTCGCGCTCACGGCGGTCGCGCGCGACGAGATCGCGGAAGGCATCCGGCGCATCGGACAGGCGATCGCGACGCTGCGGTCGTGA
- a CDS encoding A/G-specific adenine glycosylase: MTGLQRRLLRWYSRHGRADLPWRVVRDPYRTVVSEFMAVQTQVGRVAIKFASFVERFPDFRSLAAASTADVVREWRGLGYNSRAVRLRELAKIIIERHGGALPTERDVLRALPGVGPYTAAAVRVFAHGIDDAPVDVNVRRIVQRLCFGLEYPRAAAPRAIEERARALVPRGRAHDWISALMDLGTTLCTARAPKCPVCPLAADCAAAPVDAAALERLRKAKRRRGAQGATPFERSSRYARGRIVDRLRDLPAGERISLLDLQRELRPSLQGRSLNELRGFVEALERDGLVTRDGNGVALRE, from the coding sequence GTGACCGGCCTGCAGCGCCGGCTCCTGCGCTGGTATAGCCGCCACGGCCGCGCGGATCTGCCGTGGCGCGTCGTACGCGACCCGTATCGGACGGTCGTCAGCGAGTTCATGGCCGTCCAGACGCAGGTCGGCCGGGTCGCGATCAAGTTCGCCTCGTTCGTCGAGCGCTTTCCGGATTTTAGATCGCTCGCCGCCGCCTCGACCGCCGACGTCGTCCGCGAGTGGAGGGGCTTGGGCTATAACTCGCGGGCGGTGCGCCTGCGCGAACTCGCAAAAATCATCATCGAACGCCACGGCGGCGCGCTTCCTACCGAGCGCGACGTGCTGCGCGCGCTTCCCGGCGTAGGCCCGTACACCGCGGCGGCGGTGCGAGTCTTCGCGCACGGCATCGACGACGCGCCGGTGGACGTCAACGTGCGCAGGATCGTCCAGCGGCTGTGCTTCGGCTTGGAGTACCCTCGTGCGGCGGCGCCTCGAGCGATCGAGGAGCGAGCGCGCGCGCTCGTTCCGCGCGGCAGAGCGCACGACTGGATCTCCGCGCTGATGGATTTGGGGACGACGCTCTGCACGGCGCGCGCGCCAAAGTGCCCGGTCTGTCCGCTGGCCGCCGACTGCGCGGCAGCACCGGTAGACGCAGCGGCGCTCGAGCGCCTGCGCAAGGCGAAGCGCCGGCGTGGCGCGCAGGGCGCGACGCCGTTCGAGCGCAGCAGCCGGTACGCGCGCGGCCGGATCGTCGACCGCCTGCGCGACTTGCCCGCCGGCGAGCGCATCTCGCTGCTCGATCTGCAGCGCGAGCTTCGCCCGTCGCTGCAGGGCCGGTCGCTGAACGAGCTGCGCGGCTTCGTCGAGGCCCTCGAACGCGACGGTCTCGTCACGCGCGACGGAAACGGCGTCGCCTTGCGAGAATGA